From Lolium perenne isolate Kyuss_39 chromosome 5, Kyuss_2.0, whole genome shotgun sequence, a single genomic window includes:
- the LOC127299942 gene encoding metacaspase-9, producing the protein MEGKLASKKKMLATLVGCNYAGTRNELRGCINDVETARDTLVARFGFAPADVAVLTDGRGAKVLPTGANIKRALADMIARAAPGDVLFFHYSGHGTLVPPRHGHGHGGDDKEEEAIVPCDFNLVTDVDFRQLVDRVPPGASFTMVSDSCHSGGLIDQEKEQIGPSVDLPDSADASPLAAPARTARFLPYGALLDHLSSVSGMPSSHHAADHLLALFGADASAKFHGGHGGTLPAAEPAPAPRPDEGILLSGCQTDETSADVAAEDEEEGGGKACGAFSSAVQSVLAAHPAPLSNRELVARARAVLDENGFEQHPCLYCSDANAEAPFLSQDVTAVRAASPAMSPSAP; encoded by the coding sequence ATGGAGGGGAAGCTGGCGAGCAAGAAGAAGATGCTGGCCACGCTGGTGGGCTGCAACTACGCCGGCACGCGCAACGAGCTCCGCGGCTGCATCAACGACGTCGAGACCGCGCGGGACACCCTGGTCGCCCGCTTCGGCTTCGCGCCGGCCGACGTCGCCGTGCTCACCGACGGACGCGGCGCCAAGGTGCTCCCCACGGGGGCCAACATCAAGCGCGCGCTCGCGGACATGATCGCCCGCGCGGCGCCCGGCGACGTGCTCTTCTTCCACTACAGCGGCCACGGCACGCTCGTCCCGCCGCGCCACGGCCACGGCCACGGTGGGGATGACAAGGAGGAGGAGGCGATCGTGCCGTGCGACTTCAACCTCGTCACGGACGTGGACTTCCGGCAGCTGGTGGACCGGGTGCCGCCGGGCGCGAGCTTCACCATGGTGTCGGACTCGTGCCACAGCGGCGGCCTCATCGACCAGGAGAAGGAGCAGATCGGACCCTCCGTCGACCTCCCCGACTCCGCCGACGCGTCGCCTCTGGCCGCGCCCGCGCGGACCGCCCGGTTCCTTCCGTACGGCGCGCTCCTCGACCACCTCTCCAGCGTCTCGGGCATGCCGTCGTCCCACCACGCCGCCGACCACCTCCTCGCGCTCTTCGGCGCCGACGCCAGCGCCAAGTTCCACGGAGGCCACGGAGGCACCCTGCCAGCCGCCGAGCCAGCGCCGGCGCCACGCCCGGACGAGGGCATCCTGCTGAGCGGGTGCCAGACGGACGAGACCTCCGCGGACGTCGCggcggaggacgaggaggagggcggAGGCAAGGCGTGTGGGGCGTTCAGCAGCGCGGTGCAGAGCGTGCTGGCGGCGCACCCGGCGCCGCTGAGCAACCGGGAGCTCGTGGCGAGGGCCAGGGCCGTGCTGGACGAGAACGGCTTCGAGCAGCACCCGTGCCTATACTGCAGCGACGCCAACGCCGAGGCGCCGTTCCTTTCGCAGGACGTCACGGCGGTGCGAGCGGCAAGTCCGGCCATGTCACCGTCGGCGCCCTGA